A section of the Lynx canadensis isolate LIC74 chromosome A1, mLynCan4.pri.v2, whole genome shotgun sequence genome encodes:
- the ESM1 gene encoding endothelial cell-specific molecule 1 encodes MKSLLLLATLLVPAHLATTWSPKYAVDCPERCDRAECKSSLGCKRTVLDDCGCCRVCAAGLGETCYRTVSGMDGAKCGPGLRCQFYSEEDDFGDEFGICKDCPYGTFGMECKETCNCQSGICDRVTGKCLKFPFLQYSVAKTSNRRLVSTEHDMASGDGNTVTEELVKKNTRSPVMKWLNPR; translated from the exons ATGAAGAGCCTCTTGCTGCTAGCCACGCTCCTGGTACCGGCGCACCTGGCGACGACCTGGAGCCCCAAGTACGCGGTCGACTGCCCCGAGCGATGCGACCGCGCCGAGTGCAAAAGCAGCCTGGGCTGCAAGCGGACAGTGCTGGACGACTGCGGCTGCTGCCGGGTGTGCGCCGCGGGCCTGGGCGAAACCTGCTACCGCACCGTCTCCGGCATGGACGGCGCCAAGTGTGGCCCGGGGCTCAGGTGTCAGTTTTACAGTGAGGAAGATGACTTTGGTGACGAGTTTGGTATCTGCAAAG ACTGTCCCTACGGCACCTTCGGGATGGAATGCAAGGAGACATGCAACTGTCAGTCTGGCATATGTGACAGAGTGACTGGCAAATGTCTGAAATTTCCCTTCCTCCAATATTCAGTAGCCAAGACTTCCAACAGGAGACTTGTTTCAACAG AGCATGACATGGCATCCGGAGACGGCAATACTGTGACAGAAGAACTTGTAAAAAAGAATACCCGCTCGCCTGTAATGAAATGGTTAAATCCTCGCTGA